GATGAACGCCTTCACGCCCTCCGCCGCTTCCTGGGTCGTGGAGAGGTATTCGAACAGGCGGGATTCCAGTTCCAGTCCCTTCGAGGTCGGGAGTTCCATACTCTCCTTAACGGCCTGGAGGATGGCCGCCATGGCGGGACCGGCCTTCTGCGCCAGTTTCGCCGCAAGAGTGTCCGCCTCTTCCGCCAATTTTTCCGGCGGGACGACTTTCGTGACCAATCCCATCGCAAGGGCTTCCTGGGCGGTGACGAAATCACCGGTCAATGTCAGGTGCATCGCCCTCCCCACGCCGACGAGACGCGCAAGCCGCTGGGTGCCTCCCCAACCGGGCATGATTCCGAGGTTGATTTCCGGCAATCCCATTTTCGCCTTCTCCGATGCAATCCGGATGGAACAGGCGAGCGCAACTTCCATCCCTCCTCCCAACGCGAACCCGTTGATCGCCGCGATGGTCGGCTTCCGGCACGTTTCAATTTCTCGCGTCACCTTCTGCATCCGCTCGATGAACGCGCGGGATTTCGCCGGATCGCCGATGGGAATCTCCTTCACGTCCGCGCCCGCCACAAAGGCTTTGTCTCCCGCCCCGGTAAAGAGCCCAACCTTGACCTCCGGATCGCCCGCCAGCGTGGCGACGGCCTCATCCAATTCCCTGGCCGTGGCCTGATTGATGGCATTGAGGGCGTCGGGCCGGTTGAAGGTGATCTTGAGAACGGAGCCATTCGTTTCGGTCAGAACATTCGGCAAGAGATCCTCCTTCCGCCGAGCATTCTAGAGAGGCCGATCGGTCTTTGCAACGCAAAACCAGGCACGGCTCGGCGGCTTGACTTCACTCCGCGGAACGGTAGGATGGTCCACGAGGGCCTTGGTGCACAAATACGCGATGCTTCCGCTTGCCTTGGCTGCGTGGGGAGGATTTGCCTGCGGCGTGGAGCTGCCCGGCAACGAACAAGGCGCCAAGGGCCCTGAGGGCGAAGTGGAACACATCATCGACACCGCCCCTCCCGTCAAAATCACAACCCTCGGGGACGCGGTGAAATGGCTCGATCGCATCCCCGGTCCCATCTCACTCACCGAATCGTTCAAGAAAGAGGATGCGGACGAGGCCCTCAAGTTTTCCCTCCGCGAAGAAGCCCTCTCCATCATCGGACTAGGTCTATCGGTCGCCGCTCATCTGGATGAAAAGAACATCTTTCCCACTCCGGATGTGAAGGAGGGCGGCACAACGACGCCATCGGACGGCTGCGGAACCGACGGGAAGGCCGTTTCGCTGGGGCCATCCTGCCAAGCCTTCTATCAGAAGATATGCGCCTGCCCGGGACTCACGAAGGTCATGGCCGATTCGTGCAAGTCGATCTTGGCAGGAGGATCGGTTTGCGAGCTCGATTTGACGCTGGCGGATGAAGCCATGTGCGCAGACATTCTTGGACCAACCGGATTCGATGTCTGCCAGCTCCTCGGTGCGTCCTCCACGCCCGCCACGACTGCCGGGACCACACCCACAACCCGCAAGGCTTGGAGGTTTCCCTACAGGGCGGAAACCTCCTCCTCCGGCCCCGGCTCAGGCGGCTCACCCGCCACGGGAGCAACGCCATCCAAGTCCGCCGCCTGCCCTCAAGTGACAAACCGGTCGGACGCCGCCACCGGACTCGTGGATATCGCGATCACGGGCGGGTGCACCAACCCTCGCGGACCGATCGGGGAGACCGCATACGCCGGCACCATCACCCTCACCGGAAAATTGACGGATACCGAAGCCAATCTCCAGATTGCCGTGGCGGAACCCTTCACCCTCCAATCGAAATCGCTCACCCTGGCGGTCAGGGGTTCGGCCCATGCGCAGGGCGTGGCCGATCCGGCCGCCCAGACCGGCCGCTTGTCTACGGAGGGAGACCTGTGGGTGGATGTGGCCGGCACCGATCCCATGCCTCTCCTGGTCGGATCGCCGCAGATCGCATGGAAGACCGGGGAGACAGAAGCAAACGGGTCTCTAAGCTTCTCGCAATGGCTCGTCGACTCATCGGGGCGGGGGCGGATCGGCCCACCCGGTTGGAGGACGACCACGTTCGGCGCCGCCTACGATCACATGACTGTTCGTGTCGATCCCGCCGGCGTGTTCACCCTGGATGGAACCCTGCGGCTGTCGCAGACGGCCCAGGGAGGGAAACTCCTCCAAGCGAAGGACGAGGACGAGGTCCCGCCGGAAGGTTCGATCCAAGTCGTCATGAAGAAAGTAACGCGGAGCACGGACTGCGCGCTGGAGCCTCTCTCCGGCAAGGTCGAACTCAAGGGCGACAAGACCGCCACGGTGACCTTCAACGGCGGGGAAGATTGCGACGGAAGGGCCTTGATCGCCCTCGCGGATATTGCATCGGCGGAGGTATGCGTGATCGGCGGCCATTGCCCTGCCACGCTCTCCGAGGCCATCGCCGAGTTGGAAATCGCTCCCACGCTCGCCAAGAAGCCGACGGCGGCCACCACGGGCGCCACGGAGAAGGACCTGCTGGCGGCTCTGGCCCAGGCCACTCCCGAGGAGCTTGCCATCGACGCGAACGGAAACGGAACGACCGAGGGGGAAGACCTCCTCCGTCTGCTTCGGACCCGGATCGCCTTCGCGCCAAACGAAAGACCCGTTCCGGGCCAAACCCAAACGATCACTGAAGCGGCCCTGGAAAGACTCGCCGCCCTCGATCCGGCCCGTTTGGACGACGTCCGCTTTCTGCTTGTCGTTTACAATCTGGCCCAAACTCTGAAACCCATTACCGATTTCCTCGGCGCCATGACGGGCCTGTCTTCGGGCGGTTTGCCCGGCGCCAATACCTTCGTCAGCCCCGTGATCTCCATCGTCAGCCCGGATACCCCGTGCATCGAGGGAGGGCTCGCCCAATGCGGAAAAGATCTCGCCGGGACGGTCGCCGCCCTCGGAAATTCGATCGCCAAGCCCGGCGGCTACCGGCTGGGTCCCACCCCAATCGTCCTGGGAAGTTTCACCTTCGAGCTGGGCGGCCTCTACAACGAGGCGGCGTTCCGCACGCTCGGCGCCCTGGGTGAAGGCCTGCACTCCGCGATCTACTTCCTGGCGGCGCACGTGGACATCACCAGCCTTCTGAGCGAGGCCACGTACCTCATGGACAGTGGATTGAACTTCGATTTCGAAACGGCGGGCCAAGTGTTGACGACCATCGATCAGGTGGATGGGCTCATTCTGAAACTGCTGGGCGGTCCACTGAGTATCGCAGGAGGAGCAGACCGCCTCCGAACCGCCCGGGACAGCGCCGTGCAGGCATCGAAGTGGGTCCTGGGCGGCGGCACCGCCAAGCCGGCGCTGGTGACGGCTCTCGAAGCCGGCCGGGAGAAAGATGCCATCGTGCGGTTCGACGACGGCGGTGACGGCCTCCTGAACGGCTGTGACACCATCACCCTCAACATCCTGCCCCCAGCTTACAGCGCTCTCGCGTCCCTCCTTCTCCTTCAGACCGCGGCCGAAGGCTGCCCCACCGCGCCCCAAGGGCTGACGCTTCAGCTCCCTCGCACGCAGAATGGACGGGCCATCGACTACACAGGGCTCTTCCCGCGTCAAGCCGCCGTCCTCTCCAAGCTTCCCACCGTTCTCACCGACAAATCGAGCGGTCTGACCTCCCGCGAGGTCACCACACTCCTGTTCGATACCTTTGCCGACACGTTCGGAGACGCTTTCCAGATCTTTCCGGCCGTCCTCTTCGAGTCGGGCCTGAGCGCCCTCACCCCCGCGTCCACCGGCTCCGGCTCCACCACTCGGCTCGTCCTGGAAGCGGAGGTCAACGCGGATGCCCCGAAATGCCCCTACGGCCGTCCAACCGCCCCGGGATACACCTCAGCCTACGTCTGCCGGGACAAGCAAGGCGTGAAGGATTGGTCAGCCTCCCTCACCTTCGGCGACAGCGATCATTTTTCCGCCCAGCTCGCCAAGGACGGTCTTTTTGTAAACGAAGCGCTCCTGAACGCCGCGGGCGCGCCGGCGGACCACCTGTTCAGAGCGGCGAGAGGAGGAGGTTTCCTGCTCTACCTCCGAATGAAAGATCCCGCCTTGAAAGGACTCTTCAAGGCTTCCGACAGGCTGATCACGGAACTCACAAATACGAGCACCGGCGTGTGCA
The nucleotide sequence above comes from Nitrospirota bacterium. Encoded proteins:
- a CDS encoding enoyl-CoA hydratase/isomerase family protein, giving the protein MPNVLTETNGSVLKITFNRPDALNAINQATARELDEAVATLAGDPEVKVGLFTGAGDKAFVAGADVKEIPIGDPAKSRAFIERMQKVTREIETCRKPTIAAINGFALGGGMEVALACSIRIASEKAKMGLPEINLGIMPGWGGTQRLARLVGVGRAMHLTLTGDFVTAQEALAMGLVTKVVPPEKLAEEADTLAAKLAQKAGPAMAAILQAVKESMELPTSKGLELESRLFEYLSTTQEAAEGVKAFIEKRKA